From Suricata suricatta isolate VVHF042 chromosome 1, meerkat_22Aug2017_6uvM2_HiC, whole genome shotgun sequence, a single genomic window includes:
- the APBB2 gene encoding amyloid-beta A4 precursor protein-binding family B member 2 isoform X9: MAERKNAKALACSSLQERTNVNLDVPLQVDFPTPKTELVQKFHVQYLGMLPVDKPVGMDTLNNAIENLMTSSNKEDWPSVNMNVADATVTVISEKNEEEILVECRVRFLSFMGVGKDVHTFAFIMDTGNQRFECHVFWCEPNAGNVSEAVQAACMLRYQKCLVARPPSQKVRPPPPPADSVTRRVTTNVKRGVLSLIDTLKQKRPVTETP, from the exons ATGGCCGAACGGAAGAATGCCAAAGCCCTGGCCTGCAGTTCTTTACAGGAAAGAACCAATGTGAATCTCGACGTCCCCTTGCAAG tAGATTTTCCAACACCAAAGACTGAGCTGGTCCAGAAGTTCCACGTGCAGTACTTGGGCATGTTACCCGTAGACAAGCCAGTGG GAATGGATACCCTGAACAATGCCATAGAAAAtcttatgacctcatctaacAAGGAGGATTGGCCGTCAGTGAACATGAATGTGGCCGATGCTACTGTGACCGTCATCAGTGAAAAG AATGAAGAGGAAATCTTAGTGGAGTGCCGCGTGCGATTCCTGTCCTTCATGGGCGTCGGGAAGGACGTCCACACCTTTGCCTTCATCATGGACACCGGGAACCAGCGTTTTGAGTGCCACGTTTTCTGGTGCGAGCCTAACGCGGGTAACGTGTCCGAGGCGGTGCAGGCCGCCTGCATG ttacGATACCAGAAGTGCTTGGTAGCCAGGCCGCCTTCACAGAAAGTTCGACCACCTCCTCCGCCAGCAGACTCAGTGACCAGAAGAGTCACAACCAATGTAAAACGAGGGGTCTTGTCCCTCATTGACACTTTGAAACAGAAACGTCCCGTCACAGAAACGCCGTAG